A stretch of Shewanella dokdonensis DNA encodes these proteins:
- a CDS encoding response regulator: protein MKPTEPELQLKSPIQKNYNRAVFYTYIGVIVLALLTAWGFYERQKNEQMQLREEQVDRHVMQIDLLLESSIRAVKSLRDIAVDHLRLAEQVRKERLPQYEKFNENSQYFTLEPTYAKSGEPFTNMGRITGIGALDGRSDKFYQELEMLFELSLSFPVAKEAAPKASAIYYISKRRMMSYYPWPADDVRFRDELLHRKQFQLATPEMNPQRSVFWSEAYVDSAGNGLLTTLGVPIYLDDDFIGSINLDMTLASLARQIRLYFKMPGTVILLDQGNNILSHSDFDTSSINRVYHISQRIPAELHSLPESELFDAHEGMIRNGYYIYSVALHNAPWRLLYLQNVDDMFSDSFEKLKATFFLVVLALSILVTIVHWQTRRSFVSPASRLLNHLEACSQTPQEPPSKINHDWLPWFQLVSRIFDENQQYTKHLAEQNKRLDKLVARRTERLREATERREQEFALLRSLLDSIPEAIVFKDKEGKYLGCNKAAERVLGYTESEMIGLSDRDLTPPELSQRIRHEDAKVLRERTPLRYQEKVELAGRPILLDTLKLPFYNRRGELQGLIVVWRDVTREYESAEQLRLSEERYHLAMDAVEDGLWDWYLDSEQIICNPSFYTMLGYKANEFPALVSTIDELAHPDDRLRVQETRAQYLRQPVGTYDVEFRMLGKGGNYHWVQSRGQVVEFTSKGEPKRMLGTNKDITRHKNTELALLEAKKDAELANLYKSEFLANMSHEIRTPMNAIIGMLQLAQRTNLTPQQQDYLEKAGFSAQSLLRIINDILDFSKIEAGKLELEKVSFPLDKVLEHALDLNALKAQEKGIELLLYAPVTAGMILKGDPLRLGQVLVNLLSNAVKFTTDGEIELGCEDVGEREHRMTLKFWVRDTGIGIEKTKQEQLFDAFAQADGSTTRKYGGTGLGLSISKHLVSMMGGDLQVQSEPGVGSIFTFTVSFEIAEEAPVEPLTVPERLNNLRTLVVDDNPSALQIYASQLRDFHFDVETAASGPEALFKLAQQPFDLLLIDWKMPDMDGREVLVAMDEMVSSGKLHKRPVVIMMTAYAAEPMAQELGSTKVFALLQKPFKSSALFNEIVAAFCEAPEHNAVQELSATENGEQRGLVLLVEDNLINQQVACELLRSGGYDVDVAENGKVALAMVAEKHYDAVLMDIQMPVMDGLTATRELRKQYSMAQLPIIAMTAHAMSGDKDKSLDAGMNAHITKPIMLNELFETLSHWIHKA from the coding sequence ATGAAACCGACAGAGCCTGAACTCCAGCTAAAATCGCCTATTCAGAAAAATTATAACCGTGCCGTGTTTTACACCTATATCGGGGTAATTGTATTGGCGCTGCTGACTGCCTGGGGGTTTTATGAGCGGCAGAAAAATGAGCAGATGCAACTGCGCGAAGAGCAGGTTGACCGCCATGTGATGCAGATTGACCTGCTGCTGGAGTCAAGTATTCGCGCCGTGAAGAGTTTGCGGGATATTGCGGTAGATCATCTGCGGCTGGCGGAACAGGTGCGTAAAGAACGTTTACCGCAGTACGAAAAATTTAACGAAAATAGTCAATATTTCACCTTAGAACCCACCTATGCCAAGAGTGGTGAACCCTTCACCAATATGGGGCGCATTACCGGCATTGGCGCTTTAGATGGCCGCAGCGATAAGTTCTATCAAGAACTGGAAATGCTGTTCGAGCTATCGCTGTCATTTCCGGTAGCGAAAGAAGCCGCTCCTAAGGCATCGGCCATCTATTACATCTCTAAACGGCGGATGATGTCTTATTACCCTTGGCCCGCAGATGATGTGCGTTTTCGCGATGAATTGCTGCACCGCAAACAGTTCCAACTGGCCACTCCAGAGATGAATCCGCAGCGTAGCGTGTTCTGGAGCGAAGCTTATGTCGATTCTGCGGGCAATGGTTTATTGACCACGCTCGGGGTACCGATTTATCTCGATGACGATTTTATCGGCTCGATTAACCTCGATATGACGTTGGCATCCTTAGCACGGCAAATTCGTCTGTATTTTAAAATGCCGGGAACGGTGATCCTGCTGGATCAGGGCAACAATATCTTGTCTCACAGCGATTTTGATACTTCCAGCATCAATCGCGTGTATCACATTAGCCAACGTATTCCGGCCGAGCTGCATTCGTTACCGGAATCTGAGCTGTTTGATGCCCATGAAGGGATGATCCGCAATGGCTATTACATCTACTCGGTAGCACTGCATAATGCGCCGTGGCGTTTGTTATATCTGCAGAATGTGGACGACATGTTCTCAGATTCTTTTGAAAAGCTGAAAGCCACTTTCTTCTTAGTGGTGCTGGCATTGTCGATTCTAGTCACCATAGTGCACTGGCAGACTCGCCGCTCGTTCGTCAGTCCGGCCTCGCGTTTACTCAACCACCTAGAAGCCTGCTCGCAAACGCCACAGGAACCACCTAGCAAGATCAACCATGACTGGTTGCCTTGGTTTCAGTTAGTGAGCCGAATTTTTGATGAAAACCAGCAGTACACCAAGCACTTGGCCGAGCAGAACAAACGCCTAGATAAATTGGTTGCGCGGCGTACTGAGCGTTTGCGGGAAGCGACAGAACGCCGTGAACAGGAGTTTGCCTTATTGCGTTCTTTGTTGGACTCAATTCCAGAAGCCATTGTCTTTAAAGATAAAGAAGGTAAATATCTGGGTTGCAACAAAGCCGCAGAGCGGGTGCTGGGATATACCGAGAGTGAAATGATCGGTTTGTCCGATCGTGACCTGACACCACCAGAGTTATCACAACGTATCCGCCATGAAGATGCCAAGGTCTTGCGGGAACGGACGCCGTTACGTTATCAGGAAAAAGTAGAACTGGCTGGGCGGCCGATACTGCTCGACACCTTGAAGTTACCTTTTTACAACCGCCGTGGTGAGTTGCAAGGGCTGATTGTGGTTTGGCGTGATGTCACCCGTGAATATGAATCTGCTGAGCAGTTACGCTTATCTGAAGAACGTTACCATTTGGCAATGGACGCGGTAGAAGATGGTTTGTGGGACTGGTATCTGGATTCAGAACAGATTATCTGCAACCCATCTTTCTATACGATGTTGGGCTACAAGGCCAACGAGTTCCCGGCATTGGTATCCACCATTGATGAACTGGCACATCCCGATGATCGGCTGCGAGTCCAAGAAACCCGCGCACAGTATTTGCGGCAACCCGTTGGAACCTATGATGTGGAATTCCGCATGCTGGGTAAGGGCGGCAATTATCATTGGGTACAGTCTCGCGGTCAGGTGGTGGAATTCACCAGCAAGGGTGAGCCTAAACGTATGTTGGGAACCAACAAGGACATTACCCGCCATAAGAATACCGAGCTGGCACTGCTGGAAGCCAAAAAGGATGCGGAGCTGGCTAACCTGTATAAGAGTGAGTTCCTGGCCAATATGAGCCACGAGATCCGCACGCCCATGAATGCCATTATCGGTATGTTACAGCTGGCACAACGTACCAATTTGACGCCGCAGCAACAGGATTATTTAGAGAAAGCCGGTTTCTCGGCGCAGTCATTGCTGCGGATCATCAATGATATTCTCGATTTCTCAAAAATTGAGGCCGGTAAGCTGGAGCTGGAAAAAGTATCCTTCCCGCTGGACAAGGTATTGGAGCATGCCTTGGATCTCAATGCGTTGAAGGCTCAAGAAAAGGGCATCGAGCTGCTGCTGTATGCCCCTGTGACCGCCGGGATGATCCTCAAGGGCGATCCGTTGCGTCTTGGCCAGGTACTGGTCAATCTGTTATCGAATGCAGTGAAGTTTACGACCGATGGCGAGATAGAACTTGGCTGCGAAGATGTGGGCGAGCGTGAACATCGGATGACGTTGAAATTCTGGGTGCGGGATACCGGTATTGGCATTGAAAAGACTAAGCAGGAACAACTGTTTGATGCTTTTGCGCAGGCGGATGGTTCCACTACCCGTAAATATGGCGGTACCGGTCTTGGGTTGTCTATCAGTAAACATTTGGTCTCCATGATGGGCGGCGATCTACAAGTGCAAAGTGAACCGGGTGTCGGCAGTATTTTTACCTTCACCGTCAGTTTTGAAATTGCCGAGGAAGCGCCAGTTGAACCGTTAACTGTACCAGAACGCCTCAATAATCTGCGTACCTTAGTGGTGGATGACAATCCTTCTGCACTACAGATTTACGCCTCGCAGTTACGTGATTTTCACTTCGATGTGGAAACTGCCGCCAGTGGCCCTGAAGCGTTGTTTAAGTTAGCGCAGCAACCTTTTGACCTGTTGCTGATCGACTGGAAAATGCCTGACATGGATGGCCGAGAGGTGCTGGTGGCTATGGATGAAATGGTCAGCAGTGGCAAACTCCACAAACGGCCAGTGGTGATCATGATGACCGCTTATGCGGCCGAGCCAATGGCTCAGGAACTCGGTAGTACCAAGGTGTTTGCCTTGCTGCAAAAACCGTTTAAGTCATCGGCGCTGTTCAACGAAATCGTGGCGGCATTTTGCGAAGCACCCGAACACAATGCCGTGCAAGAGCTGTCGGCAACTGAAAATGGTGAACAACGCGGATTGGTGTTGCTGGTGGAGGATAACCTTATCAACCAGCAGGTTGCCTGTGAACTGCTACGCAGTGGTGGTTACGATGTGGATGTGGCAGAAAACGGCAAGGTTGCGCTGGCAATGGTTGCTGAAAAGCACTATGACGCGGTGCTGATGGATATTCAGATGCCGGTCATGGACGGTTTAACCGCTACTCGGGAACTGCGTAAACAGTATTCTATGGCGCAACTGCCCATTATTGCCATGACGGCTCACGCTATGTCTGGCGATAAAGACAAGAGTCTGGACGCAGGCATGAACGCCCATATTACTAAGCCGATTATGCTCAATGAACTGTTCGAGACACTCAGCCACTGGATACACAAAGCTTGA
- a CDS encoding PhoH family protein yields MEQDDRKLFVLDTNVLLHEPLAIYSFKEHDVIVPMTVLEELDQIKDRKRDVSRDARVAIRALEDTLGGDITPEQIISGVPLPAREGHGDATGTLAIFPDHQIEFTIGALPGDNNDNRIINTALYLQKLHHPRPVVLVTKDINMRLKAKGAGMLMVEDYRTDQLIDDIRFLSKGFHEFDGNFWEHLDRVATERHGRQTVHDVPLKDLGDDIFYMNQYLLDQDSNFCGRVVGRTESSLSVLDLGRERLLSMEAWGVRPKNIYQGMALQALLDPSIDLVILTGPAGCGKTLLAMAAALELVVERNQYDKVIVTRNTPEIAESIGFLPGTEEEKMAPWLAAITDTLEVLHKHDVNPAGSLNYIMDKANIQFKSINFMRGRSIQNSVVLLDECQNLTASQIKTMITRMGEGTKLICCGNLAQIDSNYLTAVTSGLTYIVERFKQFEGSANIYLNGVVRSRLAEFAEEQL; encoded by the coding sequence ATGGAACAAGACGACAGAAAATTGTTTGTACTTGATACCAATGTTTTATTGCATGAACCCTTGGCGATTTACTCGTTTAAAGAGCACGACGTGATAGTTCCTATGACAGTGCTTGAAGAACTGGACCAGATAAAAGACCGCAAACGCGATGTTAGCCGCGATGCCAGAGTGGCTATCAGAGCCTTGGAAGACACCTTGGGCGGTGACATTACCCCGGAACAAATTATTAGCGGCGTGCCGCTACCTGCACGTGAAGGCCACGGCGATGCGACTGGCACTCTCGCCATCTTCCCCGACCATCAGATTGAGTTCACTATCGGCGCACTGCCGGGCGATAACAACGATAACCGCATCATCAATACCGCGCTGTACCTGCAAAAACTGCATCATCCTCGGCCCGTTGTGCTGGTAACCAAAGACATCAATATGCGTCTCAAGGCCAAAGGTGCCGGGATGTTGATGGTGGAGGATTATCGTACCGACCAGTTGATTGACGATATCCGTTTTCTATCAAAGGGCTTCCACGAGTTTGACGGCAACTTTTGGGAACATCTGGACCGAGTGGCGACAGAACGCCATGGGCGGCAGACAGTGCACGATGTGCCGCTGAAAGATCTGGGTGATGATATTTTCTATATGAATCAATATCTGTTGGATCAGGACTCCAACTTTTGTGGCCGCGTGGTTGGCCGTACTGAGTCTTCCTTGAGTGTGTTGGACCTTGGTCGCGAACGCTTGCTGAGTATGGAAGCCTGGGGCGTTCGTCCAAAAAATATTTATCAGGGCATGGCATTGCAGGCGTTGCTGGACCCGAGTATTGACTTGGTGATCCTTACTGGCCCGGCGGGTTGTGGTAAAACACTGCTGGCAATGGCGGCAGCATTAGAACTGGTGGTGGAACGCAATCAGTACGATAAAGTGATTGTGACCCGTAATACCCCAGAAATTGCCGAATCAATTGGCTTCTTGCCCGGCACCGAAGAGGAAAAAATGGCACCCTGGTTGGCAGCGATTACCGATACCCTGGAAGTGCTGCATAAACATGATGTTAACCCGGCTGGGTCGCTCAATTACATTATGGACAAAGCGAATATCCAATTTAAATCCATCAACTTTATGCGTGGTCGCTCTATTCAAAATTCCGTGGTATTGCTGGATGAATGTCAAAACCTGACCGCATCTCAAATCAAAACCATGATCACCCGTATGGGCGAAGGCACCAAACTTATCTGCTGCGGCAACTTAGCGCAGATTGACTCTAACTATCTCACCGCAGTGACTTCCGGTTTGACTTACATAGTGGAACGCTTCAAGCAATTTGAAGGCAGCGCCAATATTTACCTCAATGGCGTGGTGCGCTCACGGCTTGCTGAATTTGCTGAAGAACAGTTGTAA
- a CDS encoding DUF3530 family protein has translation MLKFIRVLLPSMFACGLFTTTTVLATPTSDAEQQTSQIQIEGKPVTVLTREWQYRIHRGSAIFIPAPGENAMSPGLLEYLRQQLNLLGWTTISFTPPPQPAEPNFTTEASEISKAGDGKVQDSGNNGTRKRSDDAWQQLQQTQQAYLQQALTQLQTSAQAFAGKKLLIAAGSSAALVLNLLKNNNIMAPDLLVLINPYAEEVAANAQLPKLLADLPLAVLDLQSPDANSASLATQSQRQQVYDSHPGYHSRQRLLALNSTQSTAYDVCLHLINQMGSGVVATTDENATKAVSP, from the coding sequence TTGCTGAAGTTTATCCGAGTACTGCTGCCATCGATGTTTGCTTGTGGCTTGTTCACCACCACTACCGTGCTGGCAACACCAACCTCTGACGCTGAACAACAGACGAGTCAGATACAAATTGAGGGTAAGCCAGTCACTGTGCTGACCCGCGAATGGCAGTATCGCATACACCGTGGCAGTGCCATCTTCATTCCAGCACCAGGTGAGAATGCCATGTCACCAGGGTTGCTGGAGTATCTACGACAACAACTGAATCTGCTGGGCTGGACCACGATTAGCTTCACGCCACCACCACAACCTGCGGAACCCAATTTCACCACTGAGGCCAGCGAAATCAGCAAAGCCGGCGATGGCAAGGTGCAAGATAGTGGCAATAACGGCACCCGCAAGCGCAGCGATGACGCTTGGCAGCAACTGCAACAAACTCAGCAGGCTTATCTGCAGCAGGCGTTAACCCAGCTGCAAACATCAGCCCAAGCCTTTGCCGGTAAAAAACTGCTGATTGCCGCCGGTTCGTCGGCAGCATTGGTGCTTAACTTACTAAAAAACAACAATATAATGGCTCCTGACCTACTGGTATTGATCAACCCGTATGCCGAGGAAGTTGCCGCAAACGCGCAACTGCCAAAACTGTTGGCAGATTTGCCATTAGCAGTGCTAGATTTGCAGTCGCCCGATGCTAACAGTGCCTCATTAGCAACCCAGTCTCAGCGCCAGCAAGTGTATGACAGCCACCCGGGCTATCATTCCCGGCAACGGCTGCTAGCATTAAATTCGACCCAATCTACGGCCTATGATGTATGTTTACATCTGATAAATCAGATGGGCAGTGGCGTTGTCGCCACTACTGACGAAAATGCCACGAAAGCAGTGTCTCCTTAA
- a CDS encoding response regulator encodes MTIPVLICDDSALARKQMARTLPKEWDVEITYATNGVEGLEAIRAGKGEIVFLDLNMPVMDGYEVLHTVQQQDLPAMIIVVSGDIQLQAHQRVKALGALDFIQKPVSADAITNILEEYGILTLAMADTPTVDDSPLLEVDLRDACQEVANVAMGRAADLLAKLLDVFVLLPIPNVNVLEVSELTMALKATESSAKVSALCQGFIGAGIAGEALLIFHDSSFADMAQLMGMANPDSTNTEIEVLIDTGNVLIGAFLNGISEQLDMNFSQSHPVVLGRHCTVNDLIHDNSGRWKRTLAMEINYRIEGHNVQCDLLLLFTEDSLPTMNFKLGYLMN; translated from the coding sequence ATGACCATTCCCGTACTGATATGTGATGACTCTGCGCTAGCACGCAAGCAAATGGCGCGTACCCTGCCCAAGGAGTGGGACGTCGAAATCACTTATGCCACCAACGGTGTAGAAGGACTAGAAGCTATTCGAGCGGGCAAGGGCGAAATTGTCTTTCTCGACTTGAACATGCCCGTAATGGACGGTTACGAAGTTCTGCATACAGTACAGCAGCAAGATTTACCGGCAATGATTATCGTGGTGTCTGGCGATATTCAATTGCAAGCACATCAGCGGGTGAAAGCCTTGGGGGCGCTGGATTTCATCCAGAAACCCGTCAGTGCAGATGCCATCACCAATATTTTGGAAGAGTATGGCATTCTGACACTGGCAATGGCTGATACGCCAACCGTTGACGATAGCCCACTGCTTGAAGTCGATCTGCGCGACGCCTGTCAGGAAGTCGCCAACGTTGCCATGGGACGGGCGGCAGATCTGTTGGCCAAATTACTGGACGTGTTTGTGCTGCTGCCAATTCCTAACGTCAATGTGTTAGAGGTCAGCGAACTGACAATGGCCCTGAAAGCCACAGAAAGCAGCGCTAAAGTTTCTGCATTGTGTCAGGGCTTTATTGGTGCGGGTATCGCCGGTGAAGCGCTGTTGATTTTTCATGACTCTAGTTTCGCCGATATGGCACAACTGATGGGCATGGCAAACCCTGACAGTACCAACACCGAAATTGAAGTATTGATTGATACCGGTAATGTCTTGATAGGGGCATTTCTGAATGGCATCTCCGAACAGTTAGACATGAACTTCAGCCAATCGCATCCGGTAGTTCTTGGCCGCCATTGCACGGTCAACGACCTGATCCACGATAATTCTGGACGTTGGAAGCGGACGCTGGCAATGGAGATCAACTACCGTATCGAAGGCCATAATGTGCAGTGCGATCTGTTACTGCTGTTTACCGAAGACTCGTTACCAACGATGAACTTCAAACTCGGTTACCTGATGAACTGA